One part of the Vespula pensylvanica isolate Volc-1 chromosome 18, ASM1446617v1, whole genome shotgun sequence genome encodes these proteins:
- the LOC122635322 gene encoding octopamine receptor beta-2R isoform X4: MDDDDQDRVRRNDTMRIGLTLSFLGISMTMTTLTTASDRPEGSLVGVTSVLDLASGRNLSLSNNVHGEESKDPWSDVSLTILKGCILGWIIVMAVFGNLLVMVSVMRHRKLRIITNYFVVSLALADMLVAMFAMTFNASVQIKGQWLFGYFMCDVWNSLDVYFSTSSILHLMCISVDRYYAIVKPLKYPIKMTKRVVACMLLACWVSPAIISFVPIFNGWYTTAEDSVHRQDHPELCLFRVNTGYAIVSSCISFWIPCTIMMLTYYSIFKEANRQEKQMHSRLGNAMLLSHRTSKDMNNLNGELNSAGSSKTLTLNEISTDQLHTPTKDKNIMKMKREHKAARTLGIIMGTFILCWLPFFLWYVITALCRTCPCPDIVIAILFWIGYTNSALNPLIYAYFNRDFREAFKNTLQCAFCSLCRRQPSDLEALNFRRPSLRINDRTFESAEYTERV, translated from the exons ATCGTGTAAGAAGGAACGATACGATGAGGATCGGTCTAACGTTAAGCTTCCTTGGGATATCCATGAC AATGACGACGCTAACGACAGCGTCTGATCGTCCGGAGGGCTCGTTGGTCGGCGTGACGTCGGTCCTGGACTTAGCCTCAGGGAGGAACCTCAGTTTGTCTAACAACGTCCATGGTGAAGAGTCGAAAGATCCCTGGTCCGATGTATCGTTGACCATCTTGAAGGGTTGCATACTTGGTTGGATCATAGTTATGGCAGTATTTGGTAATTTACTTGTAATGGTGTCGGTAATGCGTCATAGAAAATTACGTATAATAACGAATTATTTCGTTGTCTCGCTCGCCCTCGCCGACATGTTAGTGGCCATGTTCGCAATGACATTTAATGCCAGCGTACAAATAAAGGGTCAATGGCTCTTCGGTTATTTCATGTGCGACGTTTGGAACTCGTTGGACGTCTACTTCAGTACGAGCTCGATTCTCCACTTGATGTGCATCTCGGTTGATCGTTATTACGCGATCGTGAAGCCTCTCAAGTATCCCATCAAGATGACGAAGAGAGTGGTAGCTTGTATGTTGCTAGCCTGCTGGGTATCACCAGCGATAATATCATTCGTACCGATATTCAACGGTTGGTATACAACAGCCGAGGATAGCGTACACCGACAGGACCATCCAGAATTGTGTCTCTTTCGGGTTAACACGGGTTACGCGATCGTATCGTCGTGCATATCATTTTGGATACCGTGTACTATAATGATGCTGACGTATTACTCGATCTTCAAGGAGGCGAATCgtcaagaaaaacaaatgcaCAGTCGTTTAGGTAACGCGATGTTACTGAGTCATAGGACGAGTAAAGATATGAACAATCTTAACGGTGAATTAAATAGCGCCGGTTCATCGAAGACATTAACCCTCAACGAAATAAGCACGGACCAATTGCACACCCCTACCAAGGACAAGAACAtaatgaagatgaagagagaacaCAAAGCTGCTAGGACTCTCGGAATAATAATGGGCACTTTCATACTCTGCTGGTTACCATTCTTTCTAtg GTACGTCATAACAGCACTGTGCCGTACGTGTCCTTGTCCCGACATCGTCATTGCTATACTATTTTGGATAGGATACACTAATTCGGCGTTAAATCCGCTGATATACGCGTACTTCAATCGTGACTTTCGGGAAGCTTTCAAGAACACCCTACAATGCGCCTTTTGTTCGCTCTGCAGGCGACAGCCGTCCGATCTCGAAGCGTTAAACTTCCGCCGGCCATCCCTAAG GATAAACGACAGGACTTTTGAGTCAGCCGAATACACGGAAAGGGTATGA
- the LOC122635322 gene encoding octopamine receptor beta-2R isoform X1, with protein MDDDDQDRVRRNDTMRIGLTLSFLGISMTMTTLTTASDRPEGSLVGVTSVLDLASGRNLSLSNNVHGEESKDPWSDVSLTILKGCILGWIIVMAVFGNLLVMVSVMRHRKLRIITNYFVVSLALADMLVAMFAMTFNASVQIKGQWLFGYFMCDVWNSLDVYFSTSSILHLMCISVDRYYAIVKPLKYPIKMTKRVVACMLLACWVSPAIISFVPIFNGWYTTAEDSVHRQDHPELCLFRVNTGYAIVSSCISFWIPCTIMMLTYYSIFKEANRQEKQMHSRLGNAMLLSHRTSKDMNNLNGELNSAGSSKTLTLNEISTDQLHTPTKDKNIMKMKREHKAARTLGIIMGTFILCWLPFFLWYVITALCRTCPCPDIVIAILFWIGYTNSALNPLIYAYFNRDFREAFKNTLQCAFCSLCRRQPSDLEALNFRRPSLRYDDRTKSIYTETYIIKHNDRRRSSEFGSSL; from the exons ATCGTGTAAGAAGGAACGATACGATGAGGATCGGTCTAACGTTAAGCTTCCTTGGGATATCCATGAC AATGACGACGCTAACGACAGCGTCTGATCGTCCGGAGGGCTCGTTGGTCGGCGTGACGTCGGTCCTGGACTTAGCCTCAGGGAGGAACCTCAGTTTGTCTAACAACGTCCATGGTGAAGAGTCGAAAGATCCCTGGTCCGATGTATCGTTGACCATCTTGAAGGGTTGCATACTTGGTTGGATCATAGTTATGGCAGTATTTGGTAATTTACTTGTAATGGTGTCGGTAATGCGTCATAGAAAATTACGTATAATAACGAATTATTTCGTTGTCTCGCTCGCCCTCGCCGACATGTTAGTGGCCATGTTCGCAATGACATTTAATGCCAGCGTACAAATAAAGGGTCAATGGCTCTTCGGTTATTTCATGTGCGACGTTTGGAACTCGTTGGACGTCTACTTCAGTACGAGCTCGATTCTCCACTTGATGTGCATCTCGGTTGATCGTTATTACGCGATCGTGAAGCCTCTCAAGTATCCCATCAAGATGACGAAGAGAGTGGTAGCTTGTATGTTGCTAGCCTGCTGGGTATCACCAGCGATAATATCATTCGTACCGATATTCAACGGTTGGTATACAACAGCCGAGGATAGCGTACACCGACAGGACCATCCAGAATTGTGTCTCTTTCGGGTTAACACGGGTTACGCGATCGTATCGTCGTGCATATCATTTTGGATACCGTGTACTATAATGATGCTGACGTATTACTCGATCTTCAAGGAGGCGAATCgtcaagaaaaacaaatgcaCAGTCGTTTAGGTAACGCGATGTTACTGAGTCATAGGACGAGTAAAGATATGAACAATCTTAACGGTGAATTAAATAGCGCCGGTTCATCGAAGACATTAACCCTCAACGAAATAAGCACGGACCAATTGCACACCCCTACCAAGGACAAGAACAtaatgaagatgaagagagaacaCAAAGCTGCTAGGACTCTCGGAATAATAATGGGCACTTTCATACTCTGCTGGTTACCATTCTTTCTAtg GTACGTCATAACAGCACTGTGCCGTACGTGTCCTTGTCCCGACATCGTCATTGCTATACTATTTTGGATAGGATACACTAATTCGGCGTTAAATCCGCTGATATACGCGTACTTCAATCGTGACTTTCGGGAAGCTTTCAAGAACACCCTACAATGCGCCTTTTGTTCGCTCTGCAGGCGACAGCCGTCCGATCTCGAAGCGTTAAACTTCCGCCGGCCATCCCTAAG
- the LOC122635322 gene encoding octopamine receptor beta-2R isoform X2, translating to MRIGLTLSFLGISMTMTTLTTASDRPEGSLVGVTSVLDLASGRNLSLSNNVHGEESKDPWSDVSLTILKGCILGWIIVMAVFGNLLVMVSVMRHRKLRIITNYFVVSLALADMLVAMFAMTFNASVQIKGQWLFGYFMCDVWNSLDVYFSTSSILHLMCISVDRYYAIVKPLKYPIKMTKRVVACMLLACWVSPAIISFVPIFNGWYTTAEDSVHRQDHPELCLFRVNTGYAIVSSCISFWIPCTIMMLTYYSIFKEANRQEKQMHSRLGNAMLLSHRTSKDMNNLNGELNSAGSSKTLTLNEISTDQLHTPTKDKNIMKMKREHKAARTLGIIMGTFILCWLPFFLWYVITALCRTCPCPDIVIAILFWIGYTNSALNPLIYAYFNRDFREAFKNTLQCAFCSLCRRQPSDLEALNFRRPSLRYDDRTKSIYTETYIIKHNDRRRSSEFGSSL from the exons ATGAGGATCGGTCTAACGTTAAGCTTCCTTGGGATATCCATGAC AATGACGACGCTAACGACAGCGTCTGATCGTCCGGAGGGCTCGTTGGTCGGCGTGACGTCGGTCCTGGACTTAGCCTCAGGGAGGAACCTCAGTTTGTCTAACAACGTCCATGGTGAAGAGTCGAAAGATCCCTGGTCCGATGTATCGTTGACCATCTTGAAGGGTTGCATACTTGGTTGGATCATAGTTATGGCAGTATTTGGTAATTTACTTGTAATGGTGTCGGTAATGCGTCATAGAAAATTACGTATAATAACGAATTATTTCGTTGTCTCGCTCGCCCTCGCCGACATGTTAGTGGCCATGTTCGCAATGACATTTAATGCCAGCGTACAAATAAAGGGTCAATGGCTCTTCGGTTATTTCATGTGCGACGTTTGGAACTCGTTGGACGTCTACTTCAGTACGAGCTCGATTCTCCACTTGATGTGCATCTCGGTTGATCGTTATTACGCGATCGTGAAGCCTCTCAAGTATCCCATCAAGATGACGAAGAGAGTGGTAGCTTGTATGTTGCTAGCCTGCTGGGTATCACCAGCGATAATATCATTCGTACCGATATTCAACGGTTGGTATACAACAGCCGAGGATAGCGTACACCGACAGGACCATCCAGAATTGTGTCTCTTTCGGGTTAACACGGGTTACGCGATCGTATCGTCGTGCATATCATTTTGGATACCGTGTACTATAATGATGCTGACGTATTACTCGATCTTCAAGGAGGCGAATCgtcaagaaaaacaaatgcaCAGTCGTTTAGGTAACGCGATGTTACTGAGTCATAGGACGAGTAAAGATATGAACAATCTTAACGGTGAATTAAATAGCGCCGGTTCATCGAAGACATTAACCCTCAACGAAATAAGCACGGACCAATTGCACACCCCTACCAAGGACAAGAACAtaatgaagatgaagagagaacaCAAAGCTGCTAGGACTCTCGGAATAATAATGGGCACTTTCATACTCTGCTGGTTACCATTCTTTCTAtg GTACGTCATAACAGCACTGTGCCGTACGTGTCCTTGTCCCGACATCGTCATTGCTATACTATTTTGGATAGGATACACTAATTCGGCGTTAAATCCGCTGATATACGCGTACTTCAATCGTGACTTTCGGGAAGCTTTCAAGAACACCCTACAATGCGCCTTTTGTTCGCTCTGCAGGCGACAGCCGTCCGATCTCGAAGCGTTAAACTTCCGCCGGCCATCCCTAAG
- the LOC122635322 gene encoding octopamine receptor beta-2R isoform X5: MDDDDQDRVRRNDTMRIGLTLSFLGISMTMTTLTTASDRPEGSLVGVTSVLDLASGRNLSLSNNVHGEESKDPWSDVSLTILKGCILGWIIVMAVFGNLLVMVSVMRHRKLRIITNYFVVSLALADMLVAMFAMTFNASVQIKGQWLFGYFMCDVWNSLDVYFSTSSILHLMCISVDRYYAIVKPLKYPIKMTKRVVACMLLACWVSPAIISFVPIFNGWYTTAEDSVHRQDHPELCLFRVNTGYAIVSSCISFWIPCTIMMLTYYSIFKEANRQEKQMHSRLGNAMLLSHRTSKDMNNLNGELNSAGSSKTLTLNEISTDQLHTPTKDKNIMKMKREHKAARTLGIIMGTFILCWLPFFLWYVITALCRTCPCPDIVIAILFWIGYTNSALNPLIYAYFNRDFREAFKNTLQCAFCSLCRRQPSDLEALNFRRPSLRYDLV; the protein is encoded by the exons ATCGTGTAAGAAGGAACGATACGATGAGGATCGGTCTAACGTTAAGCTTCCTTGGGATATCCATGAC AATGACGACGCTAACGACAGCGTCTGATCGTCCGGAGGGCTCGTTGGTCGGCGTGACGTCGGTCCTGGACTTAGCCTCAGGGAGGAACCTCAGTTTGTCTAACAACGTCCATGGTGAAGAGTCGAAAGATCCCTGGTCCGATGTATCGTTGACCATCTTGAAGGGTTGCATACTTGGTTGGATCATAGTTATGGCAGTATTTGGTAATTTACTTGTAATGGTGTCGGTAATGCGTCATAGAAAATTACGTATAATAACGAATTATTTCGTTGTCTCGCTCGCCCTCGCCGACATGTTAGTGGCCATGTTCGCAATGACATTTAATGCCAGCGTACAAATAAAGGGTCAATGGCTCTTCGGTTATTTCATGTGCGACGTTTGGAACTCGTTGGACGTCTACTTCAGTACGAGCTCGATTCTCCACTTGATGTGCATCTCGGTTGATCGTTATTACGCGATCGTGAAGCCTCTCAAGTATCCCATCAAGATGACGAAGAGAGTGGTAGCTTGTATGTTGCTAGCCTGCTGGGTATCACCAGCGATAATATCATTCGTACCGATATTCAACGGTTGGTATACAACAGCCGAGGATAGCGTACACCGACAGGACCATCCAGAATTGTGTCTCTTTCGGGTTAACACGGGTTACGCGATCGTATCGTCGTGCATATCATTTTGGATACCGTGTACTATAATGATGCTGACGTATTACTCGATCTTCAAGGAGGCGAATCgtcaagaaaaacaaatgcaCAGTCGTTTAGGTAACGCGATGTTACTGAGTCATAGGACGAGTAAAGATATGAACAATCTTAACGGTGAATTAAATAGCGCCGGTTCATCGAAGACATTAACCCTCAACGAAATAAGCACGGACCAATTGCACACCCCTACCAAGGACAAGAACAtaatgaagatgaagagagaacaCAAAGCTGCTAGGACTCTCGGAATAATAATGGGCACTTTCATACTCTGCTGGTTACCATTCTTTCTAtg GTACGTCATAACAGCACTGTGCCGTACGTGTCCTTGTCCCGACATCGTCATTGCTATACTATTTTGGATAGGATACACTAATTCGGCGTTAAATCCGCTGATATACGCGTACTTCAATCGTGACTTTCGGGAAGCTTTCAAGAACACCCTACAATGCGCCTTTTGTTCGCTCTGCAGGCGACAGCCGTCCGATCTCGAAGCGTTAAACTTCCGCCGGCCATCCCTAAGGTACGATCTGGTCTAA
- the LOC122635322 gene encoding octopamine receptor beta-2R isoform X6 has protein sequence MTTLTTASDRPEGSLVGVTSVLDLASGRNLSLSNNVHGEESKDPWSDVSLTILKGCILGWIIVMAVFGNLLVMVSVMRHRKLRIITNYFVVSLALADMLVAMFAMTFNASVQIKGQWLFGYFMCDVWNSLDVYFSTSSILHLMCISVDRYYAIVKPLKYPIKMTKRVVACMLLACWVSPAIISFVPIFNGWYTTAEDSVHRQDHPELCLFRVNTGYAIVSSCISFWIPCTIMMLTYYSIFKEANRQEKQMHSRLGNAMLLSHRTSKDMNNLNGELNSAGSSKTLTLNEISTDQLHTPTKDKNIMKMKREHKAARTLGIIMGTFILCWLPFFLWYVITALCRTCPCPDIVIAILFWIGYTNSALNPLIYAYFNRDFREAFKNTLQCAFCSLCRRQPSDLEALNFRRPSLRYDDRTKSIYTETYIIKHNDRRRSSEFGSSL, from the exons ATGACGACGCTAACGACAGCGTCTGATCGTCCGGAGGGCTCGTTGGTCGGCGTGACGTCGGTCCTGGACTTAGCCTCAGGGAGGAACCTCAGTTTGTCTAACAACGTCCATGGTGAAGAGTCGAAAGATCCCTGGTCCGATGTATCGTTGACCATCTTGAAGGGTTGCATACTTGGTTGGATCATAGTTATGGCAGTATTTGGTAATTTACTTGTAATGGTGTCGGTAATGCGTCATAGAAAATTACGTATAATAACGAATTATTTCGTTGTCTCGCTCGCCCTCGCCGACATGTTAGTGGCCATGTTCGCAATGACATTTAATGCCAGCGTACAAATAAAGGGTCAATGGCTCTTCGGTTATTTCATGTGCGACGTTTGGAACTCGTTGGACGTCTACTTCAGTACGAGCTCGATTCTCCACTTGATGTGCATCTCGGTTGATCGTTATTACGCGATCGTGAAGCCTCTCAAGTATCCCATCAAGATGACGAAGAGAGTGGTAGCTTGTATGTTGCTAGCCTGCTGGGTATCACCAGCGATAATATCATTCGTACCGATATTCAACGGTTGGTATACAACAGCCGAGGATAGCGTACACCGACAGGACCATCCAGAATTGTGTCTCTTTCGGGTTAACACGGGTTACGCGATCGTATCGTCGTGCATATCATTTTGGATACCGTGTACTATAATGATGCTGACGTATTACTCGATCTTCAAGGAGGCGAATCgtcaagaaaaacaaatgcaCAGTCGTTTAGGTAACGCGATGTTACTGAGTCATAGGACGAGTAAAGATATGAACAATCTTAACGGTGAATTAAATAGCGCCGGTTCATCGAAGACATTAACCCTCAACGAAATAAGCACGGACCAATTGCACACCCCTACCAAGGACAAGAACAtaatgaagatgaagagagaacaCAAAGCTGCTAGGACTCTCGGAATAATAATGGGCACTTTCATACTCTGCTGGTTACCATTCTTTCTAtg GTACGTCATAACAGCACTGTGCCGTACGTGTCCTTGTCCCGACATCGTCATTGCTATACTATTTTGGATAGGATACACTAATTCGGCGTTAAATCCGCTGATATACGCGTACTTCAATCGTGACTTTCGGGAAGCTTTCAAGAACACCCTACAATGCGCCTTTTGTTCGCTCTGCAGGCGACAGCCGTCCGATCTCGAAGCGTTAAACTTCCGCCGGCCATCCCTAAG
- the LOC122635322 gene encoding octopamine receptor beta-2R isoform X3 produces MDDDDQDRVRRNDTMRIGLTLSFLGISMTMTTLTTASDRPEGSLVGVTSVLDLASGRNLSLSNNVHGEESKDPWSDVSLTILKGCILGWIIVMAVFGNLLVMVSVMRHRKLRIITNYFVVSLALADMLVAMFAMTFNASVQIKGQWLFGYFMCDVWNSLDVYFSTSSILHLMCISVDRYYAIVKPLKYPIKMTKRVVACMLLACWVSPAIISFVPIFNGWYTTAEDSVHRQDHPELCLFRVNTGYAIVSSCISFWIPCTIMMLTYYSIFKEANRQEKQMHSRLGNAMLLSHRTSKDMNNLNGELNSAGSSKTLTLNEISTDQLHTPTKDKNIMKMKREHKAARTLGIIMGTFILCWLPFFLWYVITALCRTCPCPDIVIAILFWIGYTNSALNPLIYAYFNRDFREAFKNTLQCAFCSLCRRQPSDLEALNFRRPSLRINDRTFESAEYTERVR; encoded by the exons ATCGTGTAAGAAGGAACGATACGATGAGGATCGGTCTAACGTTAAGCTTCCTTGGGATATCCATGAC AATGACGACGCTAACGACAGCGTCTGATCGTCCGGAGGGCTCGTTGGTCGGCGTGACGTCGGTCCTGGACTTAGCCTCAGGGAGGAACCTCAGTTTGTCTAACAACGTCCATGGTGAAGAGTCGAAAGATCCCTGGTCCGATGTATCGTTGACCATCTTGAAGGGTTGCATACTTGGTTGGATCATAGTTATGGCAGTATTTGGTAATTTACTTGTAATGGTGTCGGTAATGCGTCATAGAAAATTACGTATAATAACGAATTATTTCGTTGTCTCGCTCGCCCTCGCCGACATGTTAGTGGCCATGTTCGCAATGACATTTAATGCCAGCGTACAAATAAAGGGTCAATGGCTCTTCGGTTATTTCATGTGCGACGTTTGGAACTCGTTGGACGTCTACTTCAGTACGAGCTCGATTCTCCACTTGATGTGCATCTCGGTTGATCGTTATTACGCGATCGTGAAGCCTCTCAAGTATCCCATCAAGATGACGAAGAGAGTGGTAGCTTGTATGTTGCTAGCCTGCTGGGTATCACCAGCGATAATATCATTCGTACCGATATTCAACGGTTGGTATACAACAGCCGAGGATAGCGTACACCGACAGGACCATCCAGAATTGTGTCTCTTTCGGGTTAACACGGGTTACGCGATCGTATCGTCGTGCATATCATTTTGGATACCGTGTACTATAATGATGCTGACGTATTACTCGATCTTCAAGGAGGCGAATCgtcaagaaaaacaaatgcaCAGTCGTTTAGGTAACGCGATGTTACTGAGTCATAGGACGAGTAAAGATATGAACAATCTTAACGGTGAATTAAATAGCGCCGGTTCATCGAAGACATTAACCCTCAACGAAATAAGCACGGACCAATTGCACACCCCTACCAAGGACAAGAACAtaatgaagatgaagagagaacaCAAAGCTGCTAGGACTCTCGGAATAATAATGGGCACTTTCATACTCTGCTGGTTACCATTCTTTCTAtg GTACGTCATAACAGCACTGTGCCGTACGTGTCCTTGTCCCGACATCGTCATTGCTATACTATTTTGGATAGGATACACTAATTCGGCGTTAAATCCGCTGATATACGCGTACTTCAATCGTGACTTTCGGGAAGCTTTCAAGAACACCCTACAATGCGCCTTTTGTTCGCTCTGCAGGCGACAGCCGTCCGATCTCGAAGCGTTAAACTTCCGCCGGCCATCCCTAAG GATAAACGACAGGACTTTTGAGTCAGCCGAATACACGGAAAGG